A genomic window from Pecten maximus chromosome 4, xPecMax1.1, whole genome shotgun sequence includes:
- the LOC117325805 gene encoding mediator of DNA damage checkpoint protein 1-like: MDLEQTQALDFDGDFDDEDETDDEEAVKKPVAHLKVKGQKEFQEKVFEIYEGDNVIGRHEITCKVWIPLKALSREHACIEVKGDSHFIYDKGSRNKTRRGKAVLKPDVRYELTSNTSVTFGDVEAVYYIGEEVNDNGSETGSESFQTAPVDDEGIDGIKGEATVLVMEEEDCDSDASVDLLQPTQAYHGGRTLNLAPDSDEEDGPHHKPNVTVQDTPFQPKRAGTIGNTAVSTLVLPESDTDDEEEDRRKARVLQNLQTQVVADTQEDDDEEEGEENNNVDPALFGATQAYVMESDTEDDAENTRNTSPAIFAAETQAFTEECDDKTDGDDDQPVETFVAESEEETDMDNEKAAIMDEDTEEEDENIDVSHIFAASTLACDMADVEEEEDEPTDIKKIPHTNVDEADVDDDVATQMVNEDATQLVVAPKITEDEATQVIEEEGDSENTATQCFGDATVAVTDKATVAVTDEATVAVTEEATVAVTENATMAVTEEATVMVTENATMAITEEAMMAVTEEVTEEATMAVAEEATMAVTEEATMAVTEEATVAVTEEATVAVTENATMAITEVATMAVTEEGTVAVTEEATMAVTDEATMAIIDEATMAITEEATMAVTEEATQMFDNDKDLENDATQVIEDGPEYEETSHKNKTSRGRQGRKSKTKGVEEEEATQMLDDAITDECEPTQVAEDINVPQDMPRRRGRKSKVTERDTCNVVNDTTEDEATQVVDDVCVDSVKVSTKSKAGRGRGRKSKAKEVLEEEATQMVEDTEAGEEDQATQVIEDVETNIAKESTEKVKVPRGRPRKRGRGRETTEKEATQMVKDASTGDTVEHTKSEPGERESTEVVSGGEEATQVYGMDVDEEELDQPRGRRRQVKVSSPKQKTDQVQKDLVNLPALQPETEETDQLAGMDVEAATQKYGEESDEEDTPPLSEEMVQDSEDVLGKSPIIPLPQTSPHKSALSSPDKRNKSPSPKRVKFAVESQSSESTIGDENEKAGPSTGNTATRSKLATAEEKPKKNVTRGRRSLPAIAVEEKGVASTSAKGRRSLPASNSDNIGSGKNNGKNIKKGKLEMEDTKKLGKKEHEVEAETTTAVRRGGRRSTGVKLNDEPKVEGKTQGRKSASDDKYMKQKEENDVNLKKDKGKGRNSKFKEKNEENTLQNVKESENEVGQLTTDHDSVESKMETPADEVKGRGRGRRSIQAGGSGENKEKATKLVRVGSKRKEAEALEPASTKSNLDNLVQNDDSSLDKEEEVKGKTFRGRKSRHAPVEIQSREESPTANEVIERDRTTSRGRRSSQTSGDEVKEKEAVEEINVPTRGRGKRSKLTLVEEKVKQKSDTVEEAEKSEKVIPTPKQGSKKNNEMKDSIENTVDSTAGSTSRGKRSKQVTNIINNVEPVQEKTGRTVGGRSNKKGTSLEQVSLTEVVPEKDDQEEEEKKGKTTGRGRKSKQLVVEEETVTAKETAEPPKPRRGSRGKKVEEPSQKDSVETEEISATDLANMSGVSERRSRGRGKQKIEVTSVDSGIEGRSSRGKGKLKGDSVSADSEETEEAESEASTSRQTKTKRASKIKEVNVFNSKDSKEEHAEKESNFEQTKNRTKSRGKASNSKEDVSVTKCSEENNSSVVRKGKGRKTDTSISDTDQGEDDSVASSSRKGKTTSRGKRGHSQDQDVIETPAKKVKDKADPGTPVQSKQNVLAVDSPSLRRKSMDPKPRVMFTGMEDEQGQKTVKDLGGEMVTSIHDCTHLVTDKVRRTVKLLCCLSRGIPIVQPTWLSSSKQAGIFIQDVTPYLVKDTATEKQYKFSLQRSIERASQASVLLGYRVHVTKSVRPDPTQMKDILECAGAEYLESVPSKFKDQTVVVSCEEDRKLCQEALKADIPVVNAEFVLTGILQQDANPYNYQILNNSKKRPADSSAEGPSKRRRR; this comes from the exons GCCCTGTCCCGGGAGCATGCATGTATAGAAGTCAAAGGAGACTCGCACTTCATCTATGACAAGGGCAGTAGGAACAAAACCAGAAGAGGCAAG GCTGTGCTGAAACCTGACGTGAGGTACGAATTAACAAGTAACACTAGTGTAACATTTGGTGATGTGGAGGCTGTGTACTACATAGGAGAAGAG GTCAATGACAATGGATCTGAGACTGGATCTGAGTCGTTTCAGACAGCTCCAGTGGATGATGAGGGTATTGATGGTATCAAGGGAGAGGCTACGGTACTGGTAATGGAGGAGGAGGATTGTGATAGTGATGCCAGTGTAGACCTTCTACAACCAACACAG GCCTATCATGGGGGAAGAACATTGAACTTGGCACCAGATTCAGATGAAGAAG ATGGCCCCCATCACAAACCTAATGTGACAGTACAGGACACACCTTTTCAACCAAAACGAGCCGGGACTATAGGAAATACAG CTGTGTCAACACTAGTATTGCCAGAGTCTGACACTGATGACGAGGAGGAAGATAGAAGGAAAGCCAGAGTATTGCAGAATCTACAAACACAAGTTGTGGCAG ACACCCAAGAAGACGATGATGAAGAAGAAGGAGAGGAAAACAACAATGTTGATCCTGCTTTGTTTGGAGCCACACAGGCATATGTCATGGAAAGTGACACAGAAGATG ATGCTGAGAATACAAGAAATACTTCCCCAGCCATCTTTGCAGCTGAAACGCAAGCATTTACAGAAGAATG tgATGACAAAACCGATGGAGATGATGACCAGCCTGTAGAGACCTTTGTGGCTGAGAGTGAAGAGGAAACTGACATG GACAATGAGAAGGCAGCTATAATGGATGAGGACACTGAGGAAGAGGATGAAAATATTGATGTCAGTCATATCTTTGCTGCGTCCACACTGGCTTGTGACATGGCCGATGTAGAGGAGGAAGAGGATGAACCTACAGACATCAAGAAGATACCCCATACAAATGTAGATGAAGCAGATGTTGATGACGATGTTGCAACACAGATGGTAAATGAAGATGCCACCCAGTTGGTAGTGGCCCCTAAGATCACAGAAGATGAGGCAACCCAAGTTATCGAAGAGGAGGGGGACTCAGAAAACACTGCTACTCAATGTTTTGGGGATGCCACAGTGGCTGTCACAGACAAGGCCACAGTGGCTGTCACAGACGAGGCCACAGTGGCTGTCACAGAAGAGGCCACTGTGGCTGTTACTGAAAATGCCACAATGGCTGTCACAGAAGAGGCTACAGTGATGGTTACAGAAAATGCCACAATGGCTATCACAGAAGAGGCCATGATGGCTGTCACAGAAGAGGTCACAGAAGAGGCCACGATGGCTGTCGCAGAAGAGGCCACAATGGCTGTCACAGAAGAGGCCACGATGGCTGTCACAGAAGAAGCCACAGTGGCTGTCACAGAAGAGGCTACGGTGGCTGTCACAGAAAATGCCACAATGGCTATCACAGAAGTGGCCACGATGGCTGTCACAGAAGAGGGCACGGTGGCTGTCACAGAAGAGGCCACAATGGCTGTCACAGATGAAGCCACAATGGCTATAATAGATGAAGCCACAATGGCTATCACAGAAGAGGCCACAATGGCTGTCACGGAAGAGGCCACACAAATGTTTGACAATGACAAAGATCTTGAGAATGATGCAACGCAAGTTATAGAAGATGGGCCAGAATATGAAGAAACTTctcataaaaataaaactagtAGAGGAAGACAAGGAAGGAAAAGCAAGACAAAGGGTGTTGAGGAGGAGGAAGCCACTCAGATGTTGGATGATGCCATCACGGATGAATGTGAGCCTACACAAGTTGCAGAGGATATTAATGTACCACAAGACATGCCACGTAGGAGGGGCAGAAAGAGTAAGGTGACTGAGAGAGACACATGTAATGTTGTAAATGATACAACAGAAGATGAAGCCACACAAGTTGTTGATGATGTATGTGTTGATTCAGTAAAAGTTTCCACCAAATCGAAAGCTGGCAGAGGTAGAGGGAGAAAAAGTAAAGCAAAAGAGGTTTTGGAGGAAGAAGCTACACAGATGGTAGAAGACACTGAAGCAGGTGAAGAAGACCAAGCTACCCAAGTTATAGAAGATGTAGAAACAAACATTGCAAAGGAATCAACAGAAAAGGTCAAGGTTCCTAGAGGACGTCCGAGGAAGAGAGGGAGGGGAAGGGAAACAACTGAGAAAGAAGCAACACAGATGGTAAAGGATGCATCAACTGGAGATACTGTAGAGCACACAAAGTCCGAACCTGGAGAAAGGGAAAGTACAGAGGTAGTTTCTGGTGGTGAGGAAGCAACACAAGTGTATGGTATGGATGTGGATGAGGAGGAGTTGGATCAACCCAGGGGCAGGAGAAGACAGGTAAAGGTGTCGTCCCCTAAACAGAAAACAGACCAGGTACAGAAAGACCTTGTCAACTTACCAGCACTACAGCCAGAAACAGAAG AAACTGACCAGTTGGCTGGTATGGATGTGGAGGCAGCCACACAGAAGTATGGAGAGGAGTCTGATGAGGAGGATACCCCGCCTCTTAGTGAGGAG ATGGTACAAGACAGTGAGGACGTCCTAGGGAAGAGCCCCATCATACCACTTCCACAGACATCACCCCACAAATCAGCTCTCTCCAGTCCAGACAAACGCAACAAAAGCCCTTCTCCAAAGAGGGTCAAGTTTGCTGTGGAG AGCCAGTCTTCAGAATCAACAATTGGTGATGAGAATGAAAAAGCTGGTCCATCTACTGGTAACACCGCTACAAGGTCAAAACTTGCAACTGCAGAAGAAAAACCGAAGAAAAACGTGACAAGAGGCCGCAGGTCATTACCTGCCATTGCAGTTGAAGAAAAAGGAGTTGCTAGCACATCAGCTAAAGGTCGAAGGTCACTTCCTGCCTCAAATTCAGACAATATTGGTTCAGGGAAAAATAATGGAAAGAATATAAAGAAAGGAAAGCTGGAAATGGAGGATACTAAAAAACTTGGAAAAAAGGAACATGAAGTAGAGGCAGAGACAACCACTGCAGTGAGAAGGGGTGGGAGAAGGTCAACTGGGGTCAAGCTGAATGATGAGCCAAAGGTCGAAGGTAAAACTCAGGGAAGAAAATCAGCATCAGATGACAAGTATATGAAACAAAAAGAGGAAAATGATGTTAATTTGAAAAAAGATAAAGGCAAGGGAAGAAATTCAAAgttcaaagaaaaaaatgaggAAAATACTCTCCAAAATGTTAAAGAAAGTGAAAATGAGGTTGGGCAGTTAACAACAGACCATGATAGTGTAGAATCAAAGATGGAAACTCCTGCGGATGAGGTCAAGGGAAGAGGTAGGGGACGGAGGTCAATCCAGGCTGGAGGAAGTGGTGAAAATAAGGAGAAAGCTACTAAGCTTGTTAGGGTAGGGAGTAAAAGAAAGGAAGCTGAGGCATTGGAGCCTGCTAGCACTAAATCCAATCTGGATAATTTAGTGCAAAATGATGACTCTTCGTTGGATAAAGAGGAAGAAGTTAAAGGAAAGACTTTTAGAGGAAGGAAATCTAGACATGCACCTGTGGAAATCCAATCAAGGGAGGAAAGTCCGACAGCTAATGAAGTGATAGAAAGAGATAGGACAACCTCTAGAGGACGGAGATCTTCACAAACTTCTGGAGATGAGGTAAAAGAGAAAGAAGCAGTTGAGGAGATAAATGTTCCTACAAGAGGAAGGGGTAAAAGGTCAAAGTTAACACTAGTGGAGGAGAAAGTTAAACAAAAGTCAGACACTGTAGAGGAAGCAGAAAAGTCGGAAAAGGTTATTCCCACTCCAAAACAGGGAAGtaagaaaaataatgaaatgaagGACTCTATTGAAAATACAGTAGATAGTACAGCAGGATCAACGTCTAGAGGGAAACGCTCCAAACAGGTCACCAACATTATCAACAATGTGGAACCTGTTCAGGAGAAAACTGGTAGGACTGTAGGTGGTAGGTCAAACAAAAAAGGAACATCTCTGGAACAAGTATCATTAACAGAGGTTGTCCCTGAGAAGGATGACCAGGAGGAGGAGGAAAAGAAGGGAAAGACAACTGGAAGAGGAAGAAAATCTAAACAGTTGGTAGTCGAGGAGGAGACAGTTACTGCAAAAGAAACAGCTGAGCCTCCTAAACCTAGACGAGGAAGTAGAGGGAAAAAAGTGGAAGAACCCTCCCAGAAGGATTCTGTAGAGACTGAGGAAATATCAGCTACAGATTTGGCTAATATGAGTGGTGTGTCGGAGAGGAGATCTCGTGGACGTGGTAAACAGAAAATAGAGGTGACTAGTGTGGACAGTGGAATTGAGGGTCGGAGTAGTAGAGGTAAGGGTAAACTAAAAGGAGACAGTGTATCAGCAGATAGTGAAGAAACAGAAGAGGCAGAAAGTGAGGCTTCTACCTCGCGACAGACTAAAACTAAACGTGCAAGTAAGATCAAGGAAGTCAATGTTTTTAATAGTAAAGATTCCAAGGAGGAACATGCTGAAAAGGAAAGTAACTTTGAACAAACTAAAAATAGGACTAAAAGTAGGGGCAAAGCATCAAATTCAAAAGAGGATGTAAGTGTTACAAAATGTAGTGAGGAAAATAATTCAAGTGTTGTCAGAAAAGGAAAGGGTAGGAAAACTGACACTTCCATTAGTGATACCGATCAGGGAGAGGATGATTCTGTAGCAAGTTCAAGTCGGAAAGGAAAGACTACATCTCGGGGTAAACGCGGACACAGTCAGGACCAG GACGTGATTGAAACACCTGCCAAGAAGGTTAAAGATAAAGCAGATCCAGGGACACCCGTCCAGTCTAAACAGAATGTTTTGGCTGTGGACTCACCGTCTCTGAGACGAAAGTCCATGGATCCCAAACCACGCGTCATGTTTACAGGGATGGAGGATGAACAAGGCCAGAAG ACGGTGAAGGATCTTGGTGGTGAGATGGTGACTTCTATCCATGATTGTACCCACTTAGTCACTGACAAG GTACGACGAACAGTCAAGCTACTCTGTTGCCTGTCTCGAGGAATTCCCATTGTCCAGCCAACCTGGCTTAGCAGTAGTAAACAGGCTGGCATATTTATACAGG ATGTTACACCCTACCTAGTGAAGGACACGGCCACAGAGAAACAGTACAAGTTCTCCCTCCAGCGATCAATAGAACGTGCTAGTCAAGCCAGTGTTTTGCTTGGCTACCGTGTCCATGTCACCAAGTCCGTCCGACCAGATCCCACACAGATGAAAG ATATTTTAGAATGTGCTGGAGCTGAG TACCTGGAAAGTGTGCCTAGTAAGTTCAAAGACCAGACCGTGGTGGTGTCGTGCGAGGAGGACCGTAAACTTTGTCAGGAGGCACTGAAGGCAGACATTCCCGTAGTCAATGCCGAGTTTGTGTTGACTGGAATCTTACAACAGGATGCTAACCCATACAA TTACCAGATATTGAACAATTCCAAGAAGAGACCAGCAGACAGCAGTGCCGAGGGACCATCTAAACGAAGGCGCCGGTAG